One region of Citrus sinensis cultivar Valencia sweet orange chromosome 6, DVS_A1.0, whole genome shotgun sequence genomic DNA includes:
- the LOC102606778 gene encoding pleiotropic drug resistance protein 3-like isoform X2, whose amino-acid sequence MAQMIGTDEIESVRIELAEIGRSLRSSFRLPTSSYRSSSAISSRKEDTDVEHALLWAEIERLPTYDRLKASLFDVNSHGNLVDNQGKLVIDVTKLGALERHVFIEKLIKHIEHDNLQLLRKIRKRVDKVGIKLPTIEVRYKNLCVEAKCEVVHGKPLPTLWNSFKGMISVLPKLSGYKSLEAKINILNHVSGILKPGRMTLLLGPPGCGKSTFLKALSGNLDPSLKVTGEVSYNGYKLEEFVPPKTSAYISQNDLHIAEMTVRETVDFSARCQGVGSREETMMEVSRREKEAGIVPDPDIDTYMKAISVKGVKRTLQTDYILKILGLDVCADTMVGNAMRRGISGGQKKRLTTGEMIVGPTKALFMDEITNGLDSSTAYQIIACIQQLVHITDSTALISLLQPAPETFDLFDDIILMAEGKIVYHGPQDHVLAFFEDCGFRCPERKGVSDFLQEVLSRKDQAQFWLHTELPYSYFSVDMFSKKFKESPLVKKLDEELLVPYDKSKSPKNAISFSVYSLSRWELFKACMSRELLLMRRNSFVYVFKTTQLIMLATMAMTVFLRTRMEIDVFHGNYYMGSLYFSLVVLLVDGMPELSMTIQRLEVFYKQQELCFYPAWAYAIPATILKVPLSLVASLAWTCLTYYVIGYSPEVWRFFRQFILLFASHFTSISMFRFMASVFQTEFAAMTAGSVVILFVFLFGGFVISRPSMPAWLKWGFWISPVTYGEIGLSVNEFLAPRWQKMLPTNTTIGQEILESRGLNFDGFIFWISLGALFGIALLLNIGFTLALTFLKSSGSSRVMISHEKLAKMQESEDSSYGEPVKENSRSTPMTNKESYKGRMVLPFEPLTVAFQDLKYYVDTPLEMRERGFADRKLRLLYDVTGSLRPGVLTALMGVSGAGKTTLMDVLAGRKTSGYVEGEIKISGYPKVQETFARVSGYCEQTDIHSPNITVEESVIFSAWLRLAPEINSKTKAEFVNEVLETIELDAIKDSLVGIPGVNGLSTEQRKRLTIAVELVANPSIIFMDEPTTGLDARAAAIVMRAVKNIVNTGRTIVCTIHQPSIDIFEAFDELILLKTGGRIIYCGPLGKHSSQVIEYFEGISGVPKIRNNYNPATWVIEVTSTSAEAELCVDFAQIFRESVLYEELVKQLNTLPPGSKDLHFPTRFSRNFWGQFKSCLWKLHLSYWRSPSYNLMRIMHTATASLLFGVLFWDHGQKLDNQQDLFNIVGSSYLAVVFLGINNCSSVIPNVARERTVMYREGFAGMYSPWAYALAQVTVEIPYLLIQALSYVIIGYPMIGYYWSAYKLFWNFYGMFCTMMFYNYLGMLLVSLTPNSMIASILSSVCYTLFNLFAGFLIPGPKIPKWWIWMYYMMPTSWALNAMVTSQYGDIDKEMIVFGETKKLSSFIQDYFGFHHDRLPITAAVLIIYPLVLAFLFAFCIERLNFLRR is encoded by the exons ATGGCTCAGATGATTGGTACTGATGAGATAGAGTCTGTGAGAATTGAGTTGGCAGAGATAGGAAGAAGCCTGAGATCGTCATTCCGGCTTCCGACCTCCAGTTACAGAAGCAGCTCAGCAATAAGTTCAAGGAAGGAGGATACTGATGTTGAACATGCTTTGCTGTGGGCTGAAATCGAGAGATTACCTACTTATGACCGGCTGAAAGCATCTTTGTTTGATGTAAACAGTCATGGAAACCTGGTTGATAATCAAGGAAAACTGGTGATTGATGTTACCAAGCTTGGAGCACTTGAACGGCATGTGTTCATTGAGAAGCTTATCAAACACATTGAGCACGACAACCTTCAGCTATTGCGGAAAATCAGAAAAAGAGTGGACAA AGTTGGCATAAAGTTGCCCACTATAGAGGTGAGATACAAGAATTTGTGCGTGGAAGCCAAGTGTGAGGTTGTTCATGGAAAGCCACTCCCGACCCTTTGGAATTCTTTTAAAGGCATGATTTCC GTCTTACCAAAGCTTTCAGGTTACAAGTCTCTTGAAGCAAAGATAAACATTCTTAATCATGTCAGCGGCATCTTGAAACCTGGAAG GATGACTCTTCTGCTTGGCCCTCCTGGATGTGGAAAGAGCACCTTTTTAAAAGCTCTCTCAGGAAATCTTGATCCATCTCTTAAG GTCACTGGGGAAGTTTCATATAATGGATACAAGCTGGAAGAGTTTGTCCCCCCGAAAACTTCAGCTTATATAAGCCAAAATGACCTTCATATAGCTGAAATGACTGTGAGGGAAACTGTTGACTTTTCTGCCCGTTGTCAGGGTGTTGGAAGCCGAGAAG AGACTATGATGGAGGTCAGTAGAAGGGAGAAGGAGGCAGGAATTGTTCCTGATCCAGATATAGACACGTACATGAAG GCAATTTCTGTCAAAGGAGTAAAAAGAACCCTTCAAACGGATTACATATTAAAA ATCCTTGGACTTGATGTCTGTGCTGACACAATGGTGGGAAATGCCATGAGAAGAGGTATCTCTGGAGGTCAGAAAAAGAGACTTACTACag GGGAGATGATTGTTGGACCAACAAAAGCACTATTTATGGATGAAATAACAAATGGTTTAGATAGTTCCACCGCATATCAGATCATTGCTTGTATTCAGCAGCTGGTGCATATAACAGATTCTACTGCATTGATTTCACTTCTTCAACCAGCACCAGAAACCTTTGATCTGTTTGATGACATCATTTTAATGGCTGAAGGAAAGATTGTGTATCATGGACCCCAGGATCATGTCCTAGCCTTTTTTGAGGATTGTGGCTTTAGGTGTCCTGAGAGGAAAGGGGTTTCTGACTTCCTACAGGAG GTTTTGTCCAGAAAAGATCAAGCACAATTCTGGCTCCATACTGAACTTCCCTACAGTTACTTTTCAGTAGATATGTTCTCTAAGAAATTCAAGGAATCTCCTCTTGTTAAAAAGCTTGATGAAGAACTTTTAGTGCCATATGATAAATCAAAAAGTCCCAAGAATGCAATTTCCTTTAGTGTATATTCTCTTTCTAGATGGGAGCTATTCAAGGCTTGCATGTCAAGGGAACTTCTTCTCATGAGGAGAAATTCTTTTGTCTATGTATTCAAGACAACTCAG CTTATTATGCTCGCAACCATGGCAATGACTGTTTTTCTGAGAACTCGAATGGAGATTGACGTTTTTCATGGGAATTACTACATGGGTTCCTTATACTTCTCACTCGTTGTTCTTCTTGTTGATGGCATGCCTGAGTTGTCTATGACGATTCAAAGACTTGAAGTTTTCTATAAACAGCAGGAGTTGTGCTTTTACCCAGCTTGGGCGTATGCAATTCCAGCCACTATTTTGAAAGTTCCTCTTTCTTTAGTTGCATCTCTGGCCTGGACATGTCTTACTTATTATGTCATTGGATACAGTCCAGAGGTCTGGAG GTTCTTCCGTCAGTTCATTCTTCTTTTTGCCTCGCACTTTACATCAATATCCATGTTCCGATTTATGGCATCAGTCTTCCAGACTGAGTTTGCTGCTATGACAGCTGGAAGTGTTGTGATACtgtttgtgtttttatttgggGGCTTCGTTATTTCACGAC CCTCGATGCCAGCGTGGTTGAAGTGGGGTTTTTGGATATCTCCTGTTACATACGGGGAGATAGGTCTCTCTGTAAATGAATTTCTTGCTCCTCGGTGGCAAAAG ATGCTGCCCACAAACACTACAATAGGGCAAGAAATACTTGAAAGCCGTGGACTAAACTTTGATGGATTTATTTTCTGGATATCACTTGGTGCGTTGTTTGGCATTGCCTTACTTCTTAACATTGGCTTTACGTTGGCCTTAACTTTCTTAAAGT CTTCTGGGTCATCTCGTGTTATGATTTCGCATGAAAAGTTAGCCAAGATGCAAGAAAGTGAAGATTCCAGTTATGGTGAACCTGTGAAAGAGAATTCTAGGAGTACTCCTATGACTAATAAAGAATCTTATAAAG GCAGGATGGTCTTACCTTTTGAGCCCTTAACAGTAGCATTTCAGGATCTGAAATACTATGTTGACACCCCTTTG GAAATGAGAGAACGGGGATTTGCTGACAGGAAACTTCGACTGCTTTATGATGTTACGGGTTCATTAAGGCCAGGTGTTCTAACAGCATTAATGGGCGTCAGTGGAGCTGGAAAAACAACTCTGATGGATGTTCTTGCTGGAAGAAAAACAAGTGGCTATGTCGAGggggaaataaaaattagtgggTATCCTAAGGTTCAAGAAACATTTGCTAGAGTTTCAGGTTATTGTGAGCAAACAGACATACATTCTCCTAATATCACTGTTGAAGAATCTGTAATTTTTTCTGCTTGGCTACGTCTTGCTCCTGAGATCAACTCAAAAACTAAAGCT GAATTTGTGAATGAAGTACTTGAGACCATTGAGCTGGACGCAATTAAGGATTCCTTAGTTGGCATACCTGGTGTTAATGGTCTATCAACTGAGCAACGTAAGCGGCTTACTATAGCCGTTGAACTTGTTGCCAATccttctataatttttatggatGAACCTACAACTGGTCTTGACGCACGAGCAGCAGCAATTGTCATGCGAGCTGTGAAGAATATAGTTAATACAGGAAGAACAATAGTTTGCACTATCCACCAACCAAGTATTGATATATTTGAAGCATTTGATGAG CTGATCCTTTTGAAAACTGGTGGACGCATCATCTACTGTGGGCCATTAGGAAAGCATTCAAGTCAAGTCATAGAATATTTTGAG GGTATCTCTGGAGTGCCAAAGATTAGAAATAATTATAACCCAGCAACATGGGTAATAGAGGTCACTTCCACATCTGCTGAAGCTGAACTTTGTGTAGATTTTGCTCAAATATTTAGGGAATCTGTTTTATATGA AGAGCTTGTAAAGCAGTTGAATACTCTGCCACCAGGTTCAAAAGATTTGCATTTTCCAACCCGCTTTTCACGCAATTTCTGGGGGCAATTTAAATCTTGCTTGTGGAAACTGCATTTGTCTTATTGGAGAAGTCCTTCATACAATTTAATGCGTATCATGCACACGGCTACCGCTTCTTTACTTTTTGGTGTACTTTTTTGGGACCATGGACAGAAATT AGATAACCAGCAAGATTTATTCAATATTGTGGGTTCATCATACTTGGCTGTGGTATTCTTGGGGATAAACAATTGTTCATCAGTTATACCAAATGTGGCGAGGGAGAGAACTGTTATGTATCGAGAAGGATTTGCAGGAATGTACTCTCCATGGGCTTATGCACTTGCGCAG GTCACAGTTGAGATTCcttatttacttattcaaGCACTTTCATATGTGATCATCGGTTATCCAATGATTGGTTATTATTGGTCAGCATATAAGCTTTTCTGGAATTTCTATGGGATGTTTTGTACAATGATGTTTTACAATTATCTGGGAATGCTACTAGTGTCGTTGACACCAAATTCCATGATTGCTTCAATTCTATCCTCAGTTTGCTACACATTATTTAACCTTTTCGCTGGATTTTTGATTCCTGGACCG AAAATTCCTAAATGGTGGATTTGGATGTATTATATGATGCCTACCTCTTGGGCACTAAATGCTATGGTTACTTCACAATATGGAGATATTGACAAGGAAATGATTGTATTTGGtgaaacaaagaaattgtCCTCCTTCATACAAGATTATTTTGGGTTTCACCATGATCGCTTGCCTATTACGGCTGCTGTTCTTATCATCTATCCTCTTGTTCTTGCctttctttttgcattttgTATAGAAAGATTGAACTTTCTCAGAaggtaa
- the LOC102606778 gene encoding pleiotropic drug resistance protein 3-like isoform X3, which translates to MAQMIGTDEIESVRIELAEIGRSLRSSFRLPTSSYRSSSAISSRKEDTDVEHALLWAEIERLPTYDRLKASLFDVNSHGNLVDNQGKLVIDVTKLGALERHVFIEKLIKHIEHDNLQLLRKIRKRVDKVGIKLPTIEVRYKNLCVEAKCEVVHGKPLPTLWNSFKGMISVLPKLSGYKSLEAKINILNHVSGILKPGRMTLLLGPPGCGKSTFLKALSGNLDPSLKVTGEVSYNGYKLEEFVPPKTSAYISQNDLHIAEMTVRETVDFSARCQGVGSREETMMEVSRREKEAGIVPDPDIDTYMKAISVKGVKRTLQTDYILKILGLDVCADTMVGNAMRRGISGGQKKRLTTGEMIVGPTKALFMDEITNGLDSSTAYQIIACIQQLVHITDSTALISLLQPAPETFDLFDDIILMAEGKIVYHGPQDHVLAFFEDCGFRCPERKGVSDFLQEVLSRKDQAQFWLHTELPYSYFSVDMFSKKFKESPLVKKLDEELLVPYDKSKSPKNAISFSVYSLSRWELFKACMSRELLLMRRNSFVYVFKTTQLIMLATMAMTVFLRTRMEIDVFHGNYYMGSLYFSLVVLLVDGMPELSMTIQRLEVFYKQQELCFYPAWAYAIPATILKVPLSLVASLAWTCLTYYVIGYSPEVWRFFRQFILLFASHFTSISMFRFMASVFQTEFAAMTAGSVVILFVFLFGGFVISRPSMPAWLKWGFWISPVTYGEIGLSVNEFLAPRWQKMLPTNTTIGQEILESRGLNFDGFIFWISLGALFGIALLLNIGFTLALTFLKSSGSSRVMISHEKLAKMQESEDSSYGEPVKENSRSTPMTNKESYKGRMVLPFEPLTVAFQDLKYYVDTPLEMRERGFADRKLRLLYDVTGSLRPGVLTALMGVSGAGKTTLMDVLAGRKTSGYVEGEIKISGYPKVQETFARVSGYCEQTDIHSPNITVEESVIFSAWLRLAPEINSKTKAEFVNEVLETIELDAIKDSLVGIPGVNGLSTEQRKRLTIAVELVANPSIIFMDEPTTGLDARAAAIVMRAVKNIVNTGRTIVCTIHQPSIDIFEAFDELILLKTGGRIIYCGPLGKHSSQVIEYFE; encoded by the exons ATGGCTCAGATGATTGGTACTGATGAGATAGAGTCTGTGAGAATTGAGTTGGCAGAGATAGGAAGAAGCCTGAGATCGTCATTCCGGCTTCCGACCTCCAGTTACAGAAGCAGCTCAGCAATAAGTTCAAGGAAGGAGGATACTGATGTTGAACATGCTTTGCTGTGGGCTGAAATCGAGAGATTACCTACTTATGACCGGCTGAAAGCATCTTTGTTTGATGTAAACAGTCATGGAAACCTGGTTGATAATCAAGGAAAACTGGTGATTGATGTTACCAAGCTTGGAGCACTTGAACGGCATGTGTTCATTGAGAAGCTTATCAAACACATTGAGCACGACAACCTTCAGCTATTGCGGAAAATCAGAAAAAGAGTGGACAA AGTTGGCATAAAGTTGCCCACTATAGAGGTGAGATACAAGAATTTGTGCGTGGAAGCCAAGTGTGAGGTTGTTCATGGAAAGCCACTCCCGACCCTTTGGAATTCTTTTAAAGGCATGATTTCC GTCTTACCAAAGCTTTCAGGTTACAAGTCTCTTGAAGCAAAGATAAACATTCTTAATCATGTCAGCGGCATCTTGAAACCTGGAAG GATGACTCTTCTGCTTGGCCCTCCTGGATGTGGAAAGAGCACCTTTTTAAAAGCTCTCTCAGGAAATCTTGATCCATCTCTTAAG GTCACTGGGGAAGTTTCATATAATGGATACAAGCTGGAAGAGTTTGTCCCCCCGAAAACTTCAGCTTATATAAGCCAAAATGACCTTCATATAGCTGAAATGACTGTGAGGGAAACTGTTGACTTTTCTGCCCGTTGTCAGGGTGTTGGAAGCCGAGAAG AGACTATGATGGAGGTCAGTAGAAGGGAGAAGGAGGCAGGAATTGTTCCTGATCCAGATATAGACACGTACATGAAG GCAATTTCTGTCAAAGGAGTAAAAAGAACCCTTCAAACGGATTACATATTAAAA ATCCTTGGACTTGATGTCTGTGCTGACACAATGGTGGGAAATGCCATGAGAAGAGGTATCTCTGGAGGTCAGAAAAAGAGACTTACTACag GGGAGATGATTGTTGGACCAACAAAAGCACTATTTATGGATGAAATAACAAATGGTTTAGATAGTTCCACCGCATATCAGATCATTGCTTGTATTCAGCAGCTGGTGCATATAACAGATTCTACTGCATTGATTTCACTTCTTCAACCAGCACCAGAAACCTTTGATCTGTTTGATGACATCATTTTAATGGCTGAAGGAAAGATTGTGTATCATGGACCCCAGGATCATGTCCTAGCCTTTTTTGAGGATTGTGGCTTTAGGTGTCCTGAGAGGAAAGGGGTTTCTGACTTCCTACAGGAG GTTTTGTCCAGAAAAGATCAAGCACAATTCTGGCTCCATACTGAACTTCCCTACAGTTACTTTTCAGTAGATATGTTCTCTAAGAAATTCAAGGAATCTCCTCTTGTTAAAAAGCTTGATGAAGAACTTTTAGTGCCATATGATAAATCAAAAAGTCCCAAGAATGCAATTTCCTTTAGTGTATATTCTCTTTCTAGATGGGAGCTATTCAAGGCTTGCATGTCAAGGGAACTTCTTCTCATGAGGAGAAATTCTTTTGTCTATGTATTCAAGACAACTCAG CTTATTATGCTCGCAACCATGGCAATGACTGTTTTTCTGAGAACTCGAATGGAGATTGACGTTTTTCATGGGAATTACTACATGGGTTCCTTATACTTCTCACTCGTTGTTCTTCTTGTTGATGGCATGCCTGAGTTGTCTATGACGATTCAAAGACTTGAAGTTTTCTATAAACAGCAGGAGTTGTGCTTTTACCCAGCTTGGGCGTATGCAATTCCAGCCACTATTTTGAAAGTTCCTCTTTCTTTAGTTGCATCTCTGGCCTGGACATGTCTTACTTATTATGTCATTGGATACAGTCCAGAGGTCTGGAG GTTCTTCCGTCAGTTCATTCTTCTTTTTGCCTCGCACTTTACATCAATATCCATGTTCCGATTTATGGCATCAGTCTTCCAGACTGAGTTTGCTGCTATGACAGCTGGAAGTGTTGTGATACtgtttgtgtttttatttgggGGCTTCGTTATTTCACGAC CCTCGATGCCAGCGTGGTTGAAGTGGGGTTTTTGGATATCTCCTGTTACATACGGGGAGATAGGTCTCTCTGTAAATGAATTTCTTGCTCCTCGGTGGCAAAAG ATGCTGCCCACAAACACTACAATAGGGCAAGAAATACTTGAAAGCCGTGGACTAAACTTTGATGGATTTATTTTCTGGATATCACTTGGTGCGTTGTTTGGCATTGCCTTACTTCTTAACATTGGCTTTACGTTGGCCTTAACTTTCTTAAAGT CTTCTGGGTCATCTCGTGTTATGATTTCGCATGAAAAGTTAGCCAAGATGCAAGAAAGTGAAGATTCCAGTTATGGTGAACCTGTGAAAGAGAATTCTAGGAGTACTCCTATGACTAATAAAGAATCTTATAAAG GCAGGATGGTCTTACCTTTTGAGCCCTTAACAGTAGCATTTCAGGATCTGAAATACTATGTTGACACCCCTTTG GAAATGAGAGAACGGGGATTTGCTGACAGGAAACTTCGACTGCTTTATGATGTTACGGGTTCATTAAGGCCAGGTGTTCTAACAGCATTAATGGGCGTCAGTGGAGCTGGAAAAACAACTCTGATGGATGTTCTTGCTGGAAGAAAAACAAGTGGCTATGTCGAGggggaaataaaaattagtgggTATCCTAAGGTTCAAGAAACATTTGCTAGAGTTTCAGGTTATTGTGAGCAAACAGACATACATTCTCCTAATATCACTGTTGAAGAATCTGTAATTTTTTCTGCTTGGCTACGTCTTGCTCCTGAGATCAACTCAAAAACTAAAGCT GAATTTGTGAATGAAGTACTTGAGACCATTGAGCTGGACGCAATTAAGGATTCCTTAGTTGGCATACCTGGTGTTAATGGTCTATCAACTGAGCAACGTAAGCGGCTTACTATAGCCGTTGAACTTGTTGCCAATccttctataatttttatggatGAACCTACAACTGGTCTTGACGCACGAGCAGCAGCAATTGTCATGCGAGCTGTGAAGAATATAGTTAATACAGGAAGAACAATAGTTTGCACTATCCACCAACCAAGTATTGATATATTTGAAGCATTTGATGAG CTGATCCTTTTGAAAACTGGTGGACGCATCATCTACTGTGGGCCATTAGGAAAGCATTCAAGTCAAGTCATAGAATATTTTGAG TGA